From the Sebastes fasciatus isolate fSebFas1 chromosome 9, fSebFas1.pri, whole genome shotgun sequence genome, the window ttttaatcaattattaatatttcttttaaccgttttaagtGATAGCGTTAattggttaaaatgcttaatatcagttaaatggttaattatggacatccctagtctgttgtgctcatacactgcagctggcacaCCGCTACATGTGGTTAATGAGGGTCTGTGAACGGTTaagaatatttttcaaaattagcatatCTACCACTGAGCaaggcaaacggcgttaccacggttatgcactcggcggctcaagttcccgcagtcttggaaagggaggagtgagtagAGGGGTGTTCAGTTAGCTTCAGTCAggcgctagatgccaccaaatcctacacactgtccctttaagagtaGACTGAACACAGTGGAAAAGCTAAGCTAATAAAGCTAATATACTGTACTGCTGTGAAAGGTGacagtggtggaaaaaaaaaatttcatgatTGGGTGGAGCAGTACTCTGGTTGAACCTGtgacgtgtgtgtatgtgtgtgtgtcaatgtgaTTTACTTACAGGTCAAAGACAAGGTAATGGAAGCCTTCCTCTGAGATGCTGTCATGGAGTCGTACTAGTGAGGgcgagagaaacagagagagacttCACTTCCAAATCAGTTCACTGGGTAAGACAACTAGAACGACAATAACCACTCTTAACATAAGTCAGCgcaatgttattatggtatgctCATTTAAAATCACAGGGCTTAACAATAAGGACTGCCCGCTTGCCCGGGTCAAGTAAAACGCCACTTTAGACTTTGggtaaatctagcaactcaaAATGgattaaacacattgtttttttctggagctgatgatggaagtagctaatgAGTGGGCCATCTCACTTCCTTCTCGTCGAGAGTTGCACCAGTGCAGTACCGATCGGGCACTCACAAGAAAATAGCGAcgggtaaagacaaagtttatgagtgcatttcaattatcctggcAACAGGAGTGTAGTTGGGTGGCGTTAGAGGATGTGGGCAAAACACCAGATTAATTCACTTAAAGCAgtagtaggcagaatgtttttggcatcattgggcagaaatcccataataaccttccagcatattgtaattcaagtgttctgagaaaactgaacttctgcacctcctcatggctctgttttcaggctttaaaggtctcatattaagcttatttccaggttcatagatatattttaatgttcTCCTAGAACATGCTTACATGtggtaatgttcaaaaaacgctttattcttctcatactgtctgcctgcgTGAAGCctctttcaccctctgtctgaaaaaccCTGATTcagagcctgtctcctcccagtctgctctgattgaccAAGACTGATCTCTCGAGTACTACAACACGGCCAGCAGTACTCACTAGCCACGACCACACCAAACGTTTTTTTTGGCTGACGTGCTGACGTGCTTACGGTAAGCGTATtgcctcatttccggttgcctgtctttctgtgtgctgctgtgttctgtagctgctctagcacatccagggcaatatagttatatactcttcattacagcggataattacccgctacatttatatctacactaGTTCTGCTTAAGCACTCACAACTCGCTCCTCTTTAGAGACTTAACCACACATATTCAGctcggctaacgctagctgggctatcgtatcgtagcataacagtagcttagcagtagcttagccgttagcgatggcttctcctctctcctgctctcctgttctctctccttctcctgctctctcctgctctcctgttctctctccctctcctgctctcccctgctctgtgtgtcttatgtttagttattcctctgcctcctttagagctaatggtacatgtattaGGTGTAGTGCACTCGCTGCATTGGAGGCGAGGGTTAGCGAGTTAGAAGCCCGGTTCTGCACTTTAGCTTCAGCTTCTTCTGTAGTTAGCCAGCCCCTAGCCGGTGCAGACCGGCCAAGCTTAGCTTCTGCTAGCCGTCCCCCAGCAACCCCCGAGCAGCCGGTAGGCTGGGTGACTGTCCGAAGGACGCATAGTCGTACCCTGAAGCCCACGGTTAACCACCAACCACTTCACGTTTCTAACAGATATTCCCCTCTCAGCgacacacccgctgagaaaccaactctggttatcggcagctccattttgcggaacgtgaagttagcgaagtcagctgccatagttaattgcatcccgggggccagagcgggcgacattgaatccgttttgaaactgctggctaaggataaacgtaaatacagtaagattgttattcacgtcggcggtaatgacacccggttacgtcgatcggaggtcactaaagttaatgtccaatcggtgtgtgcatatgcaaaaacaatgtcggactctgtagttttctctggtcccctccccaatttgaccagtgacgacatgtatagccgcatgaagtcattccacagctggctgtcgtggtggtgtccagcaaacgatgtgggcttcattgacaattggaaccctttctggggaattcctggtctgattaggagagacggcattcatcctactttggatggtgcggctctcttatccagaaatctgaccaagattgttggtggaacaaatccatgacaaaccaggggtcattccaggacgcagagctgtagtcttatacacttctctgcgcttccattagagcagttacccacccatagcttaaccccaaacctcactgagactgtgtctgccccacctaaattaattaaatcaaaagtaaacagaagaggagttaaacataataatctaataaaatctaacactagcactgcaataaagcaacaaaacaggagaattaaatgtggactcttaaatatcagatctctgtcatctaaagctctactagtaaatgatttaatatcagataatcacattgatttattttgtcttaccgaaacctggctgtgtcaggaagaatatgtcagcctaaacgaatccactcccccgagtcatattaatactcacattcctcgagacaccggccgaggaggtggagttgcagccatcttcgactcaagcctattaataaaccctaaaactaaactaaattataactcatttgaaagccttgttcttagtctttcacacccaacctggaaagcactacagccaattttatttgttatagtgtaccgcgctccaggcccatattctgaatttctatctgaattctcagagtttctatcaagtttagtcctgaaaacagataaagtcattatagtaggtgattttaatattcatgtggacgttgataatgatagcctcagtactgcgtttatctctttattagattcaattggtttctcgcagaacgtgcataaacccactcaccgctttaaccacaccctcgaccttgttatgtcatatggcgttgaaattgaacatttaattgtttttccacagaactctcttttatcagaccattatttaatcacttttgaattcttattactagactatacacca encodes:
- the LOC141773473 gene encoding uncharacterized protein LOC141773473 is translated as MASPLSCSPVLSPSPALSCSPVLSPSPALPCSVCLMFSYSSASFRANGTCIRCSALAALEARVSELEARFCTLASASSVVSQPLAGADRPSLASASRPPATPEQPVGWVTVRRTHSRTLKPTVNHQPLHVSNRYSPLSDTPAEKPTLVIGSSILRNVKLAKSAAIVNCIPGARAGDIESVLKLLAKDKRKYSKIVIHVGGNDTRLRRSEVTKVNVQSVCAYAKTMSDSVVFSGPLPNLTSDDMYSRMKSFHSWLSWWCPANDVGFIDNWNPFWGIPGLIRRDGIHPTLDGAALLSRNLTKIVGGTNP